From Medicago truncatula cultivar Jemalong A17 chromosome 7, MtrunA17r5.0-ANR, whole genome shotgun sequence, a single genomic window includes:
- the LOC120576985 gene encoding zinc finger CCHC domain-containing protein 9-like has translation MLETFLRNHPPTFKGRYDHDGAQTWLKEIERVFRVMQCSEVQKVRFGMHMLAEEANDWREFLNRYFPEDVRGKKETEFLELKQGNMSVTEYAAKRPKKKDAPAEIVCYTCGEKGHKSNACPGDVKRCFRCGKKGHALAECKHDDIVCFNCNEEGHIGSQCKKPKKAQTTSRVFALTGTQTRIS, from the exons ATGCTAGAGACTtttctgaggaatcatcctcctactttcaagggaagatatgaccaTGATGGAGCTCAGACTTGGCTcaaagagatagagagagtgTTTCGTGTGATGCAGTGTTCAGAGGTtcagaaggtgcgttttggtatgcacatgctagctgaagaAGCTAATGACTG GCGAGAGTTCCTAaacagatactttccggaagatgttcgcgggaagaaagagactGAGTTCCTAGAGCTGAAACAAGGGAACATGTcagtgacagagtatgctgccaa gcggcctaagaagaaagATGCTCCTGCTGAAATTGTCTGCTAtacttgtggtgagaaaggccacaagagtaatgcttgtccTGGGGATGTGAAGAGGTGTTTTCGCTGTGGTAAGAAAGGTCATGCACTAGCTGAGTGCAAACATGATgatattgtgtgtttcaattgcaaTGAGGAAGGTCACATTGGTTCACAgtgcaagaagcctaagaaggcACAGACTACTAGTAGAGTTTTTGcattgactggtactcagacgaGGATctcttga